A genomic window from Winogradskyella sp. J14-2 includes:
- a CDS encoding formylglycine-generating enzyme family protein gives MKFSTFKFSVVLILVHLTLGCGNGKKRNPNTEEKKVETEGYQLLAEKPNDLDTPEGMVWVKGKTFLQGAKANDPFAMMREKPAHKVTVDGFFIDATEVTNKAFKAFVDATDYITVAERPIDWEVMKKELPEGIKKPHDSVLQPGSLIFNKNVKAVANMSNYAQWWTWKVGANWKHPEGPESTIDGKDNYPVVHIAYEDALAYCKWANRRLPTEAEWEAAAQGNNSNDIFTWGNDSEALTKNANTWQGVFPVKNESVDGFELVAPVKSYPPNSLGIYDMLGNVWELTSDLFNVHYYSQADTTKAIVNPKGAETAYSPDNPYQLEHVMKGGSFLCHASYCASYRISARMGTSEDSGSDHVGFRTVATVDMLKKE, from the coding sequence ATGAAATTCTCAACGTTTAAGTTTAGTGTTGTGTTGATTTTGGTCCATTTAACCCTTGGTTGTGGCAACGGCAAGAAGAGAAATCCAAATACCGAAGAAAAAAAAGTTGAGACAGAGGGCTACCAACTTTTAGCTGAAAAACCAAATGATTTAGACACACCCGAAGGCATGGTCTGGGTGAAAGGAAAAACATTTCTTCAAGGTGCCAAAGCCAACGACCCTTTTGCAATGATGAGAGAAAAACCTGCTCACAAAGTAACTGTAGATGGCTTTTTTATTGATGCTACTGAAGTTACAAATAAGGCATTTAAGGCGTTTGTGGACGCTACAGATTATATAACCGTTGCAGAAAGACCTATCGATTGGGAAGTGATGAAAAAAGAATTACCCGAAGGCATTAAAAAACCACATGATTCAGTATTGCAGCCAGGAAGTCTCATCTTTAACAAAAATGTAAAAGCTGTGGCCAATATGAGCAATTATGCACAATGGTGGACTTGGAAAGTTGGCGCCAATTGGAAACATCCCGAAGGGCCAGAAAGTACAATAGACGGAAAGGATAATTATCCTGTGGTGCATATCGCTTACGAGGATGCATTAGCCTATTGCAAATGGGCCAATAGAAGACTACCTACTGAAGCCGAATGGGAAGCTGCAGCACAAGGCAATAATTCTAATGACATCTTTACTTGGGGCAATGATTCTGAGGCCTTAACCAAAAATGCAAACACATGGCAAGGTGTTTTCCCTGTGAAAAACGAGAGTGTTGACGGTTTTGAATTGGTCGCACCTGTAAAATCATATCCACCAAACAGTCTTGGTATTTATGATATGCTAGGGAACGTTTGGGAATTGACGAGCGATTTATTCAATGTACATTATTATAGCCAAGCAGATACTACAAAGGCAATTGTTAATCCTAAAGGTGCAGAAACAGCTTACAGTCCCGATAATCCTTATCAACTAGAACATGTTATGAAAGGTGGTTCATTTTTATGCCACGCGTCCTATTGTGCAAGCTATCGGATTTCAGCACGAATGGGAACAAGTGAAGATTCAGGCTCCGACCATGTAGGTTTTAGGACGGTAGCTACAGTAGATATGTTAAAAAAGGAATAG